In the genome of Telluria beijingensis, one region contains:
- a CDS encoding NDP-sugar synthase has product MKAMILAAGKGTRVRPLTYDLPKPMIPLLGKPVMAYLVEHLKKHGVSEIMVNVSWLHDKIEDYFGEGEQFGVQIGYSFEGYTKDDGEVVPEPIGSAGGMKKIQEFGGFFDDTTVVLCGDALIDLDLKAALLEHRRKGAMATVITKEVPWDKVSSYGVVVSDEQGRILEFQEKPSQQEAKSNFISTGIYIFEPEVIDLIPSGVPFDIGSELFPLLAERGLPFYAQGRPFNWLDIGTMGDYWEVLQSVITGEVNHMDVPGIQIKPGVWVGLNTSIDWEGTTIEGPVYIGSGVKVEAGARIVGPTWIGHGSHICEGAEIVRSVLFEYTRVLHDVTLNEMIVFKEYSVDRKGEMKHASEYSSEEWLNARDRRRSRRKEIADQDNNELEKEKVSA; this is encoded by the coding sequence ATGAAAGCCATGATTCTCGCCGCAGGCAAGGGCACACGCGTCCGTCCGCTCACCTATGACCTGCCCAAACCCATGATCCCGCTGCTGGGCAAACCCGTGATGGCCTACCTGGTCGAACACCTCAAGAAGCATGGCGTGTCCGAAATCATGGTCAACGTCAGCTGGCTGCACGACAAGATCGAAGATTACTTCGGCGAGGGCGAGCAGTTCGGCGTCCAGATCGGCTACTCCTTCGAGGGCTATACGAAGGATGACGGCGAAGTCGTGCCGGAGCCGATCGGTTCGGCCGGCGGCATGAAGAAAATCCAGGAATTCGGCGGCTTCTTCGACGACACCACCGTGGTGCTGTGCGGCGACGCCCTGATCGACCTCGACCTCAAGGCCGCGCTGCTGGAACACCGCCGCAAGGGCGCCATGGCCACGGTCATCACGAAAGAGGTTCCATGGGACAAGGTCTCGTCCTATGGCGTGGTGGTCTCGGACGAGCAGGGCCGCATCCTGGAGTTTCAAGAGAAACCGAGCCAGCAAGAAGCGAAGTCCAACTTCATTTCCACTGGCATCTATATTTTTGAACCAGAAGTGATCGACCTGATTCCGTCCGGCGTGCCGTTCGACATCGGTTCCGAGCTGTTCCCGCTGCTGGCCGAGCGCGGCCTGCCTTTCTATGCCCAGGGCCGGCCGTTCAACTGGCTCGACATCGGCACCATGGGCGATTACTGGGAAGTGCTGCAATCCGTCATCACCGGCGAAGTCAACCACATGGACGTGCCGGGTATCCAGATCAAGCCCGGGGTCTGGGTGGGCCTGAATACCAGCATCGACTGGGAAGGTACGACTATCGAGGGACCCGTCTACATCGGTTCCGGGGTTAAAGTAGAGGCCGGCGCCCGCATCGTGGGCCCGACCTGGATCGGCCACGGCAGCCATATCTGCGAAGGCGCCGAAATCGTGCGCAGCGTGCTGTTCGAGTACACCCGCGTGTTGCATGATGTAACATTGAATGAAATGATTGTCTTTAAGGAATATAGTGTCGACCGAAAAGGCGAAATGAAGCACGCCTCCGAGTATTCCTCAGAGGAATGGCTCAATGCACGCGATCGTCGCCGCTCCCGGCGCAAGGAAATCGCGGATCAGGACAACAACGAGTTAGAGAAAGAGAAAGTCAGCGCATGA
- a CDS encoding ExeM/NucH family extracellular endonuclease has translation MTTFATFTPRRTLLASLIAGLAASAPALAADVVINQLYAFSHSTASNFGHDFVELYNRSDAPVSLAGLQLQYQSAGGSSWSSVTPLPSVTLAPGQYFLMRGARDQGKNPIEVFDVQAPSFNMAGATGKVAISDGSRILDLVGYGSANLSEGSPAPSSTLLLSLQRAAAGCQDTDDNSADFVLAPPVGPRSTVSPLQPCGDVGPAPKPIVLTCPATVQVEQGRGGSALLSAIDGDAIVNRATIVAGGVAGITLGQFTPAGAAGGKAEARLDIADTLAGGRYPVQVEFGNDADETERCTVNVAVAGILTIPQIQGAGDTSPYANTVQTARGVITAKVDGGFFIQDPQGDGDPTTSDGIYVYGTETAHPVGTLVSVTGLVVEFRPNGAERTYTEFKDVTNITSLGAGPTIAPTNINVPGTDLASVEGMLVRITNTLTINGNGDLANRGELTLSSGRREQPTSRYPQGSPEAEALYREHMANRIVLDDGLFRAPAAMPYLAEDGTVRAGDTIDNLTGVIDFGSTGASSGASTGFKLQPTETPVIERANARQPAPVLPEGIKVAAANVLNFFTTFTDGRDAWGRSGQGCELDGRVSAGNCRGADNSAEFVRQRDKIVASLAALDADVVGLMEIQNNGDIAAKYLVDEINRVTAPGTYAVVPAPVALGTDAIRVAMIYKPSKLTLVGGALSDGHEINNRPPMAQTFMAANGGKFSVIANHLKSKGCGGASGGDADQGYGQGCYDATRVLQAQRLSNVFIPQVVAAAKDPDVLVLGDLNAYAFENPINHLTGAAGMVNLIERFVRPHAMPYSYVFNGLAGSLDHVLASSSLAPQVVGAAEWHNNADEPKDIDYNIENTGTDVYRKNAYRASDHDPLVVSLNLAGSTTDVTASSKIVINGFSINRATGKTTGTVTITNTSDQPLGGPLHLVLNGLPAGITLDGPSGMQGGAPYITLPQASIAPGASVTVATAFTNTAKRNFIYTPQLVSGAF, from the coding sequence ATGACCACCTTTGCAACTTTCACGCCACGGCGCACGCTGCTGGCAAGCCTCATCGCCGGCCTGGCGGCGAGCGCGCCGGCGCTTGCCGCCGACGTCGTCATCAACCAGCTGTATGCTTTTTCGCACAGCACCGCCAGCAATTTCGGCCACGATTTCGTCGAACTGTACAACCGCAGTGACGCGCCGGTCAGCCTGGCCGGCCTGCAGCTGCAATACCAGTCGGCGGGTGGCAGCAGCTGGAGCAGCGTCACTCCCTTGCCGTCGGTCACGCTGGCGCCGGGGCAGTATTTCCTGATGCGCGGCGCCCGTGACCAGGGCAAGAACCCGATCGAGGTGTTCGACGTCCAGGCGCCGAGCTTCAATATGGCAGGCGCGACCGGCAAGGTCGCCATCAGCGACGGCAGCCGCATCCTCGACCTGGTCGGCTATGGCAGCGCCAACCTGTCCGAAGGATCGCCGGCCCCGTCGTCGACGCTGCTCCTCTCGCTCCAGCGCGCCGCAGCCGGCTGCCAGGACACCGACGATAACAGTGCCGACTTCGTGCTGGCGCCGCCAGTCGGACCACGCAGCACCGTATCGCCGCTGCAGCCTTGCGGCGACGTCGGCCCGGCGCCGAAGCCGATCGTCCTGACTTGCCCGGCCACGGTGCAGGTCGAGCAGGGCCGCGGCGGCTCGGCGCTGCTGTCGGCGATCGATGGCGATGCCATCGTCAACCGCGCCACCATCGTGGCGGGCGGCGTTGCCGGCATCACCCTCGGCCAGTTCACCCCGGCCGGCGCGGCCGGCGGCAAGGCCGAGGCGCGCCTCGACATCGCCGACACCCTGGCCGGCGGCCGCTATCCGGTGCAGGTCGAGTTCGGCAACGATGCGGACGAGACCGAGCGCTGCACCGTGAATGTCGCCGTCGCAGGCATATTGACCATTCCGCAGATCCAGGGCGCGGGCGATACCAGCCCCTATGCCAATACCGTGCAGACCGCGCGCGGTGTGATCACCGCCAAGGTCGACGGCGGCTTCTTCATCCAGGATCCGCAGGGCGATGGCGATCCGACCACGTCGGACGGCATCTATGTGTACGGTACCGAGACTGCGCACCCGGTCGGCACGCTGGTGAGCGTGACCGGCCTGGTGGTCGAATTCCGTCCGAACGGCGCCGAGCGCACCTATACCGAATTCAAGGACGTCACCAATATCACTTCGTTGGGCGCCGGTCCGACCATCGCGCCGACCAATATCAACGTGCCGGGCACCGACCTGGCCAGCGTCGAAGGCATGCTGGTGCGCATCACCAACACGCTCACCATCAACGGCAATGGCGACCTGGCCAACCGTGGCGAGCTGACCCTGTCCAGCGGCCGCCGCGAGCAGCCGACCAGCCGCTACCCGCAGGGTTCGCCAGAAGCCGAGGCACTGTATCGTGAGCACATGGCCAACCGCATCGTGCTGGACGACGGCCTGTTCCGCGCCCCGGCCGCCATGCCTTACCTGGCCGAGGACGGCACCGTGCGCGCCGGCGACACCATCGACAACCTGACCGGCGTGATCGATTTCGGTTCGACCGGCGCCAGCAGCGGGGCCAGCACCGGCTTCAAGCTGCAGCCGACCGAGACCCCGGTCATCGAGCGCGCCAACGCGCGCCAGCCGGCGCCGGTACTGCCGGAAGGCATCAAGGTGGCGGCCGCCAATGTGCTGAACTTCTTCACCACCTTCACCGATGGCCGGGATGCCTGGGGCAGGTCGGGCCAGGGCTGCGAGCTGGATGGCCGCGTATCGGCCGGCAATTGCCGCGGCGCCGACAACAGCGCCGAGTTCGTCCGCCAGCGCGACAAGATCGTCGCCTCGCTGGCCGCGCTGGATGCCGACGTGGTCGGCCTGATGGAAATCCAGAACAATGGCGACATCGCGGCCAAGTACCTGGTCGACGAGATCAACCGCGTCACCGCGCCCGGCACCTATGCCGTGGTGCCGGCCCCGGTCGCGCTCGGCACCGATGCGATCCGCGTCGCCATGATCTACAAGCCGTCGAAGCTGACCCTGGTGGGCGGCGCGCTGTCCGATGGACACGAGATCAACAACCGTCCGCCGATGGCGCAGACCTTCATGGCGGCCAATGGCGGCAAATTCTCGGTCATCGCCAACCACCTGAAATCGAAGGGTTGCGGCGGCGCCAGCGGCGGCGACGCCGACCAGGGCTATGGCCAGGGTTGCTATGACGCCACCCGCGTGCTCCAGGCCCAGCGCCTGAGCAATGTCTTCATCCCGCAGGTGGTGGCGGCAGCCAAGGATCCGGACGTGCTGGTGCTGGGCGACCTGAACGCCTACGCCTTCGAAAACCCGATCAACCACCTGACCGGCGCCGCCGGCATGGTCAACCTGATCGAACGCTTCGTGCGGCCGCATGCGATGCCGTACTCCTATGTGTTCAACGGCCTGGCCGGCTCGCTCGACCACGTCCTGGCCAGCAGCTCGCTGGCGCCGCAGGTAGTGGGCGCGGCCGAATGGCATAACAATGCCGACGAACCGAAGGACATCGACTACAACATCGAAAACACCGGCACCGATGTGTACCGCAAGAACGCCTACCGCGCCTCGGACCACGATCCGCTGGTCGTCAGCCTGAACCTGGCCGGCTCCACCACCGATGTCACGGCATCGAGCAAGATCGTGATCAATGGCTTCAGCATCAACCGCGCGACTGGCAAGACCACCGGCACCGTCACCATCACCAATACGAGCGACCAGCCCCTGGGCGGTCCGCTGCACCTGGTGCTGAACGGCCTGCCGGCAGGCATCACGCTCGACGGCCCGAGCGGCATGCAGGGTGGCGCGCCGTACATCACGCTGCCGCAGGCGAGCATCGCCCCGGGCGCCAGCGTGACCGTCGCCACCGCGTTCACCAATACCGCCAAGCGTAACTTCATCTACACGCCGCAGCTGGTCTCCGGCGCGTTCTAA
- a CDS encoding S8 family peptidase, whose protein sequence is MKIRPLSAAVLLALSSLTLAAQADDVRRPYIVQLTDKPVASYDGTISGLAATKPVPGRRIDMAAPNVQMYSAYLDGKKAAVRASVASAPVTHTYDVVLNGFSALLTDAEVRLLMARSDVEKVQPDTPLQLATTYTPTFLGLDGPGGVWSQLDANRANLKGEDIIIGIVDGGVWPEHPSYADRVDANGKPTFDNSGTLVYGAPPARWNGTCQEGEGFTTANCNNKLIGAQYFDSVFLSVNRPTHWSEFNSSPRDSIGGALGEGGHGTHTSSTAGGNALVDVTINTVGIGQMSGMAPRARLSSYKVCWSYNDATQPTGARNTCYAGDNVAAIDKAVKDGVHVINYSISGGLSINDIVEQAFFNASNAGVIAVASAGNDGPGNQVAHVSPWHSTIGASTYDRSLQADVVLGNGQRYSGASINATPLPSAPLIDAAAAAMPGANPTFVALCYSAASNGGVAVLDPAKVKDKIVICNRGTNARVDKSLAVFEAGGVGMVQVDNGAGLVAEMHSVPSVHVTAAKGAAIRSYAVGGGTAAITQFKIGVSELPAPMMAGFSSRGPNRADANVLKPDMTAPGVDIIAAVTPELSPAERLDVINGTLTPPVDFSPMSGTSMSAPHVSGLSALLRQRYPDWLPSMIKSALMTTATNTVDDGIVGDTAGRGAFGQGAGHVNPQAALDPGLVYAITEADYRKYMCGAGMTAQCAGGSILGYNLNLPSISVPNVLGSVDVVRTVTNVTNSPGTYTGRISVPGFTASVNPSTLTIPPGESRSFTVRLVRDTAPTQAWQYGALTWTGQGRTVRSPVVARAAGASLSAPEFASSDRATGNKPMTVYTNFAGKMSAVTGGLKEIVRNVHTAPQVTSSATTTLETMRQACAAGIPGTIVEQVSIPSGAMVAQFETFDRDTTGQGGDDLDLLVLNSAGALVDYSAEGGSNETVRLISPAAGNYRVCAIVYETSDEGPTTFGLSSAVVTTADRGGNFRALLPARVYVGGSASVATSWSGLPAGKRFLGAVRLLDNNNVVGTTTAVQVETNNPLPLAERGQRARPKHLVN, encoded by the coding sequence ATGAAAATCCGTCCACTCTCCGCAGCGGTACTGCTTGCCCTGTCCAGCCTGACGCTGGCAGCCCAGGCCGACGACGTCCGCCGCCCGTATATCGTGCAACTGACCGACAAGCCGGTCGCTTCCTATGACGGCACGATCAGCGGCCTGGCCGCGACCAAGCCGGTGCCCGGCCGCCGCATCGACATGGCCGCCCCCAATGTCCAGATGTACTCCGCCTACCTCGACGGCAAGAAGGCCGCGGTGCGCGCCAGCGTCGCCAGCGCCCCCGTGACGCACACCTACGATGTCGTGCTGAACGGCTTCTCGGCCCTGCTCACCGACGCCGAAGTGCGCCTGCTGATGGCGCGCAGCGACGTGGAAAAGGTCCAGCCCGATACGCCGCTGCAGCTGGCCACCACCTACACGCCGACCTTCCTCGGCCTGGACGGGCCGGGCGGCGTGTGGTCGCAGCTGGACGCCAATCGAGCCAACCTCAAGGGCGAGGACATCATCATCGGCATCGTCGACGGCGGCGTGTGGCCGGAACACCCATCCTACGCCGACCGCGTCGACGCCAATGGCAAGCCGACCTTCGACAACAGCGGCACGCTGGTCTACGGCGCGCCACCGGCACGCTGGAACGGCACCTGCCAGGAAGGCGAAGGCTTCACCACCGCCAACTGCAACAACAAGCTGATCGGCGCCCAGTATTTCGACAGCGTCTTCCTGAGCGTCAACCGCCCGACCCACTGGAGCGAGTTCAATTCGTCGCCGCGCGACTCGATCGGCGGCGCGCTGGGCGAAGGCGGCCATGGCACCCACACCTCGTCCACCGCCGGCGGCAACGCGCTGGTCGACGTCACCATCAATACCGTCGGCATCGGCCAGATGTCGGGCATGGCGCCGCGCGCGCGCCTGTCGAGCTACAAGGTGTGCTGGTCGTACAACGACGCCACCCAGCCCACCGGCGCCCGCAACACCTGCTACGCGGGCGACAACGTCGCCGCCATCGACAAGGCGGTCAAGGATGGCGTGCATGTGATCAACTATTCGATCAGCGGCGGCCTGTCGATCAACGACATCGTCGAACAGGCCTTCTTCAATGCCTCGAACGCCGGCGTGATCGCGGTGGCCTCGGCCGGCAACGATGGCCCCGGGAACCAGGTCGCCCACGTCAGCCCGTGGCACTCGACCATCGGCGCCTCGACCTACGACCGCAGCCTGCAGGCCGACGTCGTGCTCGGCAATGGCCAGCGCTACAGCGGCGCCTCGATCAATGCCACGCCGCTGCCCTCGGCCCCGCTGATCGACGCCGCGGCCGCCGCCATGCCCGGCGCGAATCCGACCTTTGTCGCCCTGTGCTACAGCGCCGCCTCGAACGGTGGCGTGGCGGTGCTGGATCCGGCCAAGGTCAAGGACAAGATCGTGATCTGCAACCGCGGCACCAATGCGCGGGTGGACAAGAGCCTCGCCGTGTTCGAGGCCGGCGGCGTCGGCATGGTCCAGGTGGACAATGGCGCGGGCCTGGTGGCCGAGATGCACTCGGTGCCCTCGGTCCACGTGACCGCTGCCAAGGGCGCCGCCATCCGCAGCTATGCGGTCGGTGGCGGCACCGCCGCGATCACCCAGTTCAAGATCGGCGTGTCGGAACTGCCGGCCCCGATGATGGCCGGCTTCTCCTCGCGCGGCCCGAACCGCGCCGACGCCAATGTGCTCAAGCCGGACATGACCGCGCCGGGCGTGGACATCATCGCCGCCGTCACGCCCGAGCTGTCGCCCGCCGAGCGGCTGGACGTGATCAACGGCACCCTGACGCCACCGGTGGACTTCTCGCCGATGAGCGGCACCTCGATGTCGGCGCCGCACGTGTCGGGCCTCTCGGCCCTGCTGCGCCAGCGCTATCCGGACTGGCTGCCGTCGATGATCAAGTCGGCGCTGATGACCACCGCCACCAATACCGTCGACGACGGCATCGTCGGCGACACCGCCGGCCGCGGCGCGTTCGGCCAGGGCGCCGGCCACGTCAATCCGCAGGCAGCGCTCGATCCGGGCCTGGTGTATGCGATCACCGAAGCCGACTACCGCAAATACATGTGCGGCGCCGGCATGACGGCCCAGTGCGCGGGCGGCAGCATCCTCGGCTACAACCTGAACCTGCCGTCGATCTCGGTCCCGAATGTGCTCGGCTCGGTGGACGTGGTGCGTACCGTGACCAACGTCACCAATTCTCCAGGCACCTACACTGGCCGCATCAGCGTGCCCGGCTTCACCGCCAGCGTCAACCCGAGCACGCTGACGATCCCGCCCGGCGAATCGCGCTCGTTCACGGTGCGCCTGGTGCGCGACACCGCCCCGACCCAGGCCTGGCAGTACGGCGCCCTGACCTGGACCGGCCAGGGCCGCACCGTGCGCAGCCCGGTGGTGGCGCGCGCCGCCGGCGCCAGCCTGAGCGCACCGGAGTTCGCCTCCAGCGACCGCGCCACCGGCAACAAGCCGATGACGGTGTACACCAACTTCGCCGGCAAGATGAGTGCGGTCACCGGTGGCCTGAAGGAGATCGTCCGCAACGTCCACACCGCGCCGCAGGTAACTTCAAGCGCGACGACGACCCTCGAAACGATGCGCCAGGCCTGCGCTGCCGGCATCCCGGGCACCATCGTGGAACAGGTGTCGATCCCGAGCGGCGCCATGGTTGCGCAGTTCGAAACCTTCGACCGCGACACCACGGGCCAGGGTGGCGACGATCTCGACCTGCTGGTGCTGAACAGCGCCGGCGCCCTGGTGGATTACTCGGCCGAGGGCGGTTCGAACGAGACCGTCAGGCTCATCTCGCCGGCGGCGGGCAATTATCGCGTCTGCGCCATCGTGTATGAAACCTCGGACGAGGGTCCGACCACGTTCGGCCTGTCGTCGGCCGTGGTGACCACCGCCGACCGTGGCGGCAACTTCAGGGCCCTGTTGCCGGCCCGGGTGTACGTGGGCGGTAGCGCGTCGGTGGCGACCAGCTGGTCGGGCCTGCCGGCCGGCAAGCGCTTCCTGGGCGCGGTGCGCCTGCTCGACAACAACAACGTGGTGGGCACGACGACCGCGGTGCAAGTCGAGACCAACAACCCGCTGCCACTGGCGGAGCGAGGCCAGCGCGCGCGGCCGAAGCATCTGGTCAACTGA
- a CDS encoding NF038129 family PEP-CTERM protein, with protein MSNLVSLLFRALLALSIALGAPAALAGPMYRVSLDTSALAGTVGYLDLGLNGPLAADPTVARVSNFSGAFLDGGVLPPSGDVSGDVVNGVVLRNGPDLNFFDQLVQFGGLFSFDVSFELGGGDNGTLFSVAFIDDAYNYLGAFANVIELNLVAGQPAELQLVDTGFASATQVPEPGAWLLLASGLFLLATTKRMGRRR; from the coding sequence ATGTCCAATCTCGTCTCCCTGTTGTTCCGCGCGCTGCTGGCGCTGTCGATCGCGCTCGGCGCCCCTGCGGCCCTGGCCGGTCCGATGTACCGCGTCTCGCTCGATACCTCGGCGCTGGCCGGTACCGTCGGCTATCTCGACCTGGGCCTGAACGGGCCGCTGGCCGCCGATCCGACCGTGGCCCGCGTCAGCAATTTCAGCGGCGCCTTCCTGGATGGCGGCGTCCTGCCGCCGTCGGGCGACGTCAGCGGCGACGTCGTCAACGGTGTCGTCCTGCGCAACGGCCCCGACCTGAACTTCTTCGACCAGCTGGTCCAGTTCGGCGGCCTGTTCAGCTTCGACGTCAGCTTCGAGCTGGGCGGCGGCGACAACGGCACCCTGTTCAGTGTCGCCTTCATCGACGATGCCTACAATTACCTGGGCGCCTTCGCCAATGTGATCGAACTGAACCTGGTCGCCGGACAGCCGGCCGAACTGCAACTGGTGGACACTGGCTTCGCCAGCGCGACCCAGGTGCCGGAACCGGGCGCCTGGCTGCTGCTGGCGAGCGGCCTGTTCCTGCTCGCGACGACGAAGCGCATGGGGCGCCGTCGCTGA
- a CDS encoding mannose-1-phosphate guanylyltransferase/mannose-6-phosphate isomerase yields the protein MKIYPVILSGGAGTRLWPLSRKVLPKQLLPLVADKTMLQETALRVAGWPEMMAPLVVCGNDHRFMVAEQLREVGITPLGILLEPVGRNTAPAVAAAAHHLQQIDPEAVMLVLPADHVIENGEAFREAVDRATRLVAKGALATFGIVPKTPETGYGYIRRGEAVDECGECYKVARFVEKPDASTAEGFLAEGGYYWNSGMFMFSAARYLTELEQHAPAIAGAASQAMHAAYRDLDFCRLDEGAFSACPSDSIDYAVMEHTRDAAVVPADIGWNDVGSWSALWETQAKDANGNAQRGDVYLDGVKNSLVRAESRIVAVVGLEDVVVVETQDAVLVTCKSKVQRVKQVVEHLASKERTEHLHHTRVYRPWGHYEGIDAGDRFQVKRITVKPGEKLSLQMHHHRAEHWVVVSGTARVTCGDTVSLLSENESTYIPIGMNHRLENPGKLPLHIIEVQSGSYLGEDDIVRFEDIYKRA from the coding sequence ATGAAGATCTATCCAGTCATCCTCTCCGGCGGCGCCGGCACCCGCCTGTGGCCCTTGTCGCGCAAGGTCTTGCCGAAGCAGCTGCTGCCGCTGGTGGCCGACAAGACCATGCTGCAGGAAACCGCCTTGCGCGTGGCCGGCTGGCCAGAGATGATGGCGCCGCTCGTGGTGTGCGGCAATGACCACCGCTTCATGGTGGCCGAGCAACTGCGTGAAGTCGGCATCACGCCGCTGGGCATCCTGCTCGAGCCGGTCGGCCGCAACACGGCGCCGGCCGTGGCCGCCGCCGCCCATCACCTGCAACAGATCGACCCCGAAGCCGTGATGCTGGTGCTGCCGGCCGACCACGTGATTGAGAACGGCGAAGCGTTCCGCGAAGCGGTCGACCGCGCCACCCGCCTGGTGGCCAAGGGCGCGCTGGCGACCTTCGGCATCGTGCCCAAGACCCCGGAAACCGGCTACGGCTATATCCGCCGCGGCGAGGCGGTGGACGAGTGCGGCGAATGCTACAAGGTGGCGCGCTTCGTCGAGAAACCCGATGCATCCACCGCCGAAGGCTTCCTGGCCGAAGGCGGCTATTACTGGAACAGCGGCATGTTCATGTTCTCCGCCGCCCGTTACCTGACCGAGCTCGAGCAGCACGCCCCGGCGATCGCCGGCGCCGCCAGCCAGGCCATGCACGCCGCCTACCGCGACCTCGATTTCTGCCGCCTCGACGAAGGCGCGTTCTCGGCCTGCCCGTCCGATTCGATCGACTATGCGGTGATGGAACACACCCGCGACGCCGCCGTGGTGCCGGCCGATATCGGCTGGAACGACGTCGGTTCGTGGTCGGCCCTGTGGGAAACCCAGGCCAAGGACGCCAACGGCAATGCCCAGCGCGGCGACGTCTACCTGGACGGCGTCAAGAACTCGCTGGTGCGCGCCGAAAGCCGCATCGTGGCCGTGGTCGGCCTGGAAGACGTGGTCGTGGTCGAGACCCAGGATGCGGTGCTGGTCACCTGTAAGAGCAAGGTGCAGCGCGTCAAGCAGGTGGTCGAACACCTGGCGTCCAAGGAGCGCACCGAGCACCTGCATCACACCCGTGTCTACCGTCCCTGGGGCCACTACGAGGGCATCGATGCGGGCGACCGCTTCCAGGTCAAGCGCATCACGGTCAAGCCGGGCGAAAAACTGTCGCTGCAGATGCACCACCACCGCGCCGAACACTGGGTCGTGGTGTCGGGCACGGCGCGCGTCACCTGCGGCGATACCGTGAGCCTGCTGTCCGAGAACGAATCGACCTATATCCCGATCGGCATGAACCACCGCCTCGAGAATCCGGGCAAGCTGCCGCTGCATATCATCGAAGTGCAGTCGGGCAGCTACCTGGGCGAGGACGACATCGTCCGCTTCGAGGACATCTACAAGCGCGCCTGA
- a CDS encoding NF038120 family PEP-CTERM protein, which yields MTRKSHPASSSLGKSLSTIIGLTLAGAAFAMPAQAATITFEGGAGAAYIDGDTYSESGYTFQFLSPFADGAGSLVGANIDGSDPSWCQSMACPTGTSGAYYGALNDSLISILSDSGNPFRLQGFDASFIGHTNELGGYMSTVGLIEVRGLTADGAVLSEDFWLGGPGQNGFSFANFAATTMFDNAFTELLMIGYACTADGFCRAYQSNAAQFGIDNMVLVADDASEVPEPASGLLLGIGLMGLLARARRRTA from the coding sequence ATGACTCGGAAATCGCACCCGGCTTCATCCTCACTCGGCAAGTCCCTCTCCACCATCATCGGCCTGACGCTCGCTGGCGCTGCCTTCGCCATGCCGGCGCAGGCAGCCACCATCACGTTCGAGGGCGGCGCCGGCGCCGCGTACATCGATGGCGACACCTATTCCGAAAGCGGTTACACCTTCCAGTTCCTGTCGCCGTTCGCCGATGGCGCCGGTTCGCTGGTCGGTGCCAATATCGATGGCAGCGATCCGAGTTGGTGCCAGTCGATGGCCTGCCCCACCGGGACCAGCGGCGCCTACTACGGCGCCCTGAACGACAGCCTGATCTCCATTCTCTCGGACTCGGGGAATCCCTTCCGCCTGCAGGGTTTCGACGCCAGCTTCATCGGCCACACCAACGAACTGGGCGGCTACATGTCGACGGTCGGCCTGATCGAGGTGCGTGGACTGACGGCCGACGGCGCCGTCCTTAGCGAAGATTTCTGGCTCGGCGGTCCTGGCCAGAATGGCTTCTCGTTCGCGAATTTTGCCGCAACGACCATGTTCGACAATGCTTTCACCGAACTGCTGATGATCGGCTACGCCTGCACCGCGGATGGGTTTTGCCGCGCCTATCAGAGCAATGCCGCCCAGTTCGGCATCGACAATATGGTGCTGGTCGCCGACGACGCGTCCGAAGTCCCCGAGCCCGCCAGCGGCCTGCTGCTCGGCATTGGCCTGATGGGCCTGCTGGCCCGCGCACGCCGCCGCACTGCCTGA
- a CDS encoding PEP_CTERM-anchored TLD domain-containing protein, with protein sequence MDKILAAGRAAVILGALASPAVAQTDAPLLDPSLQGQLERWFGAGPLYFENVYTRQAGDDALDFHAAADGRGSNFTLMRIADDAGANWVVGGYNPRSWSSTDGWHVAERNWQRTGFLFNYTEPAVYRQLLSDHILPSQGSRQTYNWPDHGPTFGAGPDLFVDDLLTTSISWQLSYGDPAFEGRSIIDGTYGGQFRRVEALEVYAISLVPEPQAPALLAAGLALVGFVACRRWR encoded by the coding sequence ATGGACAAGATTCTTGCAGCGGGCAGGGCGGCCGTCATCCTCGGCGCCCTGGCATCGCCGGCAGTGGCGCAAACCGATGCGCCGCTGCTCGACCCGAGCCTGCAGGGCCAGCTCGAACGCTGGTTCGGGGCCGGCCCCCTCTATTTCGAGAACGTCTACACCCGCCAGGCGGGCGACGATGCGCTCGACTTTCACGCGGCCGCCGATGGGCGCGGCAGCAACTTCACCCTGATGCGCATTGCCGACGACGCCGGCGCCAACTGGGTGGTGGGCGGCTACAACCCGCGCAGCTGGTCGTCGACCGACGGCTGGCATGTCGCCGAGCGCAACTGGCAGCGCACCGGCTTCCTGTTCAACTATACCGAGCCGGCCGTGTACCGCCAGCTCCTGTCCGACCATATTTTGCCCAGCCAGGGCTCGCGCCAGACCTATAACTGGCCAGATCACGGTCCCACCTTCGGCGCCGGCCCCGACCTGTTCGTCGACGACCTCCTCACCACCTCCATTTCCTGGCAACTCAGCTATGGCGACCCTGCCTTCGAAGGCCGCAGTATCATCGACGGCACGTATGGGGGGCAGTTCCGGCGCGTCGAGGCGCTCGAGGTCTATGCGATTTCGCTGGTGCCCGAGCCGCAAGCCCCTGCGCTGCTGGCCGCCGGGCTGGCCCTGGTCGGCTTCGTCGCATGCCGCCGTTGGCGCTGA